The following is a genomic window from Malus sylvestris chromosome 12, drMalSylv7.2, whole genome shotgun sequence.
CTTACAGAACAAGCATGGCCAATCTCAACGAAGTCTCATCGGATTTCACCCACGAATTTTGAAATATGATGATTGTGGCACAAACAGACTTCTAAGCTATTCATATTTTGATCCGTCTAACTCCAGCCTTTGGACACTGCTAACAACCCAAAAAGATTAAATTTAGGGTCATTATAGATATGTACAACGATATATACGTAATTCTGATTCATGCAATCGAATAGTATGCAATCATGCATGTATATAATTGCATGGTGGACCATTTGGCTTGCTATAAAATATTGATTAACAAAGTTGCATAAAGCAGTGTGTGATGGACCCTCTTGCGTTTGTTTATTCATGATCCGACGGTGGATTTGGAACCCGATCACCACTACCCCATGTTGCAACTGCCTACACACCACAGGATTTGGAAGTGAcacaaagaaaattaattaaaaatattatatactCATCAGTAAACAGTGCCTCAGACGCAAAAATGTataaaatcaattcaaatcaaatcaaatcagaaaaaaaaaattagtttaaaggGTCGGTGTGTTATGGACCTGGTTTCTCTGCTCTCCCACTTCTCATATACATTCGTCCTTTTTTATTTATGCGATCatgattaagtcacgtcaatattttatattattattgttttttgtcttattatctttataaaaaaaattaatataaaatattgacgtggtttaaccgtgactgcACAAAATAAGGGAGGATAAGAGTATGGAAAGTGGGACCAGGATCGTCTCCTaagctaaggatgaggatccacCTCACCAATGGGTGTGGGccattggatgaaaatccaacggctacaaatagaaggttcctttaaaattataataattgtagccgttgaattttCATCCAACAGCCCACATCCCTTAatgaggaggatcctcatccttagctcaggagaggatcctcctccTGGAAAGTGGTAGGGCAAAGAAGCCGGGTCCATGTGTTATTGCGGTTTGATTATCTGCTACGGATAAGGCAGCCAGAGCAAGTGCAGAATGTTAACGATAGGATACTAACTGCAATTTTTGTCAAGCTATACCTACCACTCTGCATCACATTCATATTTCTCCCACGATCCCACACTGGATTTTTAATCAGATAACATGTTGGATACAAGCGAGATACTGAGGTGGGAGAAACCGGTTAATGTGAAGTAATCCAACTATATATtccgttttttttattttgtaaattttcGATGCGATACAATTTTGTGCATTCTGACAATATAAATTTGACTTCGAGTACGTGAACCAATGCTTTTAACCTAATTGCTACAAGCACTTTGCAATGAGATGAGTCATGGGACTCTCGTGGATATTGGTAGATGTCTGAGTTACTTGAACCTTTTAGGTAAGATTGATCGAGTACTTCACATGCTGGCATGCTGCAACTGGAAGCAATAAGTCCATTCATATTTACGAATGTCGGAGTGTTTTGAACGAAAttattacaaaaacaaaaacaaaattagctAATCTAGGCCAGCATATTCATCTAATAACGAAATTGACGGCAAATACTCACAAGATTGATAAATCACATAGGATTGAATCTTGCTCCATTGGAAAGTTCCTCCTTCAGGTTGGTTTATGCTTAATGTTGATAGTTGCAAGGGAAGTAATAATTCTATTGGAGCATGTGGTGTTTTAAGAGATTATGATGGTAAATGGATTTATGGGTTTTGCACTAACTTGGGCACATAAGAGATTCTCAATGCTGAGCTATGGGGTCTTTACTTGGACTTACAATTGGCATGGAGATTACGGATTGATAAATTATTGGTGGAATCAGACTCTGCATTCACCGTTCATCTGGTGTTGCAAGCTGCTGGCAATAATCATCCTTTAGGTTCCCTTGTGTTGGCCTGTCGAGATTTGCTTTCAAGATCTTGGCAATGTGAACTTTTCGGCATGTCTACGGAGAAAAGAATTTTGTGGCGGACAGTTTAGCGACCTATAGTCTTGATTTAAATTTAggtcattttttttatacttcTTCTTATTCAGTTAGTTTTATTCGTGAGGATCGACTTTGGATGTCCTGGTCTATATTTATTATTGAGAAGGTTTGTTTGGGCTCGCTTTTAGCCTCGTTTTTCAGcccaaaaaataaattgacggttatcaaacgagcttttagcTTTAACAATAAACAATGCTACTAATTGCAATCTCTTGATACTTGCTGCACCTTACCATAGatttaatgaaatgaaattatgaatatACAGAAGAATATAAGAGCATCTTCAACAGCCTATCCAAATGATGTTTTTTTggctaatttaacaaaaatcaaGCTCCAACACTAgctattttaactttttaaacAGTAACTAGCTGAATTTAACTAGCCTTTCCTTTGTCTCTTTTTGAGATGTTCGAAATTAATTCCGGCCAAAAACAAAGATACAAGAAAACCCGGACACTGAAATTAtattgttcctttttttttcgcCCATGCAATTTTTTTCGCCCATGCAATTTTTAATAGCAATTTTTAATATACAACTCAAATTCCTGGACATGTTTTCTTCCGGTTTCTGGGGTCCTAACAGTCACCGGCGACCGGCTCTCCCGGTCGGTACATCAAACAGTTTAGCTGCGGCCTCAGCTTATCTATCCATATTTGCGGCCCACTTTCAACTTCTCTTTGCCTTAAATTCAACTCCACCACGACCAGCTTCTCCGTTAACCGGTAAATCCCAACCATCACGACAAAATTCCCATTCTTCCCCGCCAATTTCGCCCCCCAGCTCTTCTTCTCCGTCACCGACACGTCCCCCGCCTTCGCCACCTCCTCCACCTTCTCCATTATCCTCTCCGGCGTCTCCGCCGACACGAACCGCTCCCCGCAGTCGGATATCGCGGACTTGCTAAACAACCCCGAGATATCGAACCCAGACGAGAACGAAATCAAATCAAACGCGTTCAACGACGACGTTTTGTCGCTGTCCCCGTCCCGCATGTCCTCCAAGCCAAAGTCCTCGAAGTCGAATTTAGTCTCCCGGTACCCCTTCTCGAACCACGGGTCCTTCAAAATCTCGTCGACGGTTATCCGCGTCTCGGAATTCGTGTCGAGGAGCCGAGAAATCAGGTGCTTCAGTTCCGGCGACGTCCATCTCGGAACCCGATAATCTCCCTTGTAAATCTTGCGGTACATCACCATGAGATTTGGGTCGTTAAAAGGTAGGTAGCCCGCGTTCAGAACGAACAAAATGATGCCGCACGACCAGATGTCGATCTTCGCGCCGTCGTACCCCTTCTTCGCGAGAATCTCCGGCGCCACGTACCCGGGGGTCCCGCAGAGTGTGTGGAGGAGACCGTCTGACCGGACCTGCTCCGTCAAGGCGCTCAGCCCGAAGTCCGAGACTTTCAAGTTCCAGTTCTCGTCGAGGAGCAGATTCTCGGGCTTCAAATCGCGGTGGTACACTCCCCGCGAGTGGCAGTATCCGACGGCGGAGATCAGCTGCTGAAAGTACCGACGGCTGAGATGCTCGCTGAACCGCCCCTTGGAGATCTTCGTGAAGAGCTCGCCGCCCTTGGCGAACTCCATGATGAAGTAGATCTTGGTCTTAGTCGCTAAAACCTCGTTGAGCTTCACGATGTGCGGGTGCCCAAGACGGCGCATGATAGAGATCTCCTGCTTAACGTGGGCCGCAAACCCGCCCTTCAGGACCTTTTGCTTGCTGACGGCCTTGATCGCCACGCTCTGCTCCGTGTGCACGTTCCGCGCGTGGTACACCTTCGCGAAGGCCCCGCGGCCCAGCAGCCTCCCAACCTCGTACTTCCCGAACAGGTTAACCTCGTCTGCGCCGGAGTCGTCGCCATTGTCGGTGACGACGTCGATCTCCGGCATGGCTCCCGAATTTCGCGGAGATTACCAGAAAATAATCCCAATTCCTCCCCTTGAATTCACTGCCTAAATCGACGAACAATCTGTTAGGACCAATTTCCACCGAAAAATCTCAACGGCGTCGTATGGATTCGAAACAGAAGAAGTTCGAGAACGGATTTTTGAGTTGGGAAAGAATTGAGAAACAATTGTGTTTTTTGGGAAACAGGTTTTTTGTCGCTCTGTCGATTGGAGTTGTTGGAGCTATATAAAGTGGATGCTCACGTTTTAATAACGCAATGCCACTTTGCATCTACGTGACGTGGGAGCCAATTGTGACCAGCCACGTGTCTAGGTCCCTTCAACACTGTTCCCCGTTGTTTTGTTTTCTCCGTCTGTAAGTTTCCAAGGTGTAACTTGCGTACGGTGGTCCCGACGCGTTGAGCGTTGATTTCTGAAATCCCGTGCAAGGATTTGAATCTGAGAGTGTAAAAGTCCGGTCGTACGCAGTCTGGATATACTTGGATTGAACTTTCAGTGGAGCCGAgataattaatataaaaaagtaGGATTTCAATGGGCACCAAGCCCTAATTACATTTGGAATAGGTAATTAACAGAAAACGAATCCATAGTTGAGTTGGCCATGTTTTCCGTACCAAGCAAAGTCGTCAAGTTGTGGATTTTCTTTTTGCAAGAGTATAAAATATGCCTTTCCAGTTCTTTTCTTATTATGTCTtaatttctagttttcttttaaaaaataataataataacaacttcaaaaacttaaatcataataaaaataaaattcaacaaacttatttaatggttacgatgtcttttggggttttttttttctagattcCACACGATAATTCAAAAGGTGCCCAAAAGGAGAAAtctttagttgtgacgggaacacgaaTGATAtaccatgtgtttttatgtaagtggtgaaaaattttaattgttaagttattaaccttttaacacacataactcaccatttatatagggacACATGATATACCACATCGTgtgacggtcacactgaaaaatcccAAGCCCAAAAGACCCATCTACAAGTTTTTAGAAAGGGTTGTGGTATACCATGACTCTAAAATAGGTAGCCTCCTCTCCGTTTAGACTTTTTTTCTACCAAAAAAGAGTAATGTGACTAGAGAAATAAGAAGCAAAGAGTTTAAAGTAGGGCTGGGCCCAAAATTAGAGGAATCGGACTAGACACGCTTGAAAATAAACTGGGACGGACTGGATTAGGTAACAGAAAGTTTAAAAATGACACTGGACCTAACTCAACCTATTTGAAACGGGCCGGTTCTACGGGTCCTCCACGAGTCCTTTTGTAGAGAACTTTTTTTCTATAGTGCCCAACTTCTGGAGAGACTCGAGTTGTATTTTCAAATCTCCAACCATCTTCTCCTTATTTCTGAAACCACAAACCATTCTatcattgaaaaaataaaaaattaggaaTTTGAATCTCACCGTTCTACCATCAATGGTGTTCTTATACTGAAGAACCCTATCAAGAACAACATGATTTAC
Proteins encoded in this region:
- the LOC126594235 gene encoding CBL-interacting serine/threonine-protein kinase 14-like, giving the protein MPEIDVVTDNGDDSGADEVNLFGKYEVGRLLGRGAFAKVYHARNVHTEQSVAIKAVSKQKVLKGGFAAHVKQEISIMRRLGHPHIVKLNEVLATKTKIYFIMEFAKGGELFTKISKGRFSEHLSRRYFQQLISAVGYCHSRGVYHRDLKPENLLLDENWNLKVSDFGLSALTEQVRSDGLLHTLCGTPGYVAPEILAKKGYDGAKIDIWSCGIILFVLNAGYLPFNDPNLMVMYRKIYKGDYRVPRWTSPELKHLISRLLDTNSETRITVDEILKDPWFEKGYRETKFDFEDFGLEDMRDGDSDKTSSLNAFDLISFSSGFDISGLFSKSAISDCGERFVSAETPERIMEKVEEVAKAGDVSVTEKKSWGAKLAGKNGNFVVMVGIYRLTEKLVVVELNLRQREVESGPQIWIDKLRPQLNCLMYRPGEPVAGDC